ACATGTCAACAGGGTAGCCTGCTTTGTCTTTAGCTAACTGAGCAAACTTCTCTGCCGCTTGTTTTGAGATTCTAAATGGAACAGACCATTCATAATATGTGCCCTTTGGTTCTATCTGAATTGGAAATACTTGGACAATATCCTCACCAGTTGCAAAAATTACCCCTTCAAATTCTGCATAAAATACACCTTGTCTCTCAATGGTCTCTTTCACGCTTCTTGCTTCTTCTTCCGTAACACCAGCGACTTTAACAATTATGTATTGGTCCCCCCAAGGCTCAACTTTAATATCTTTTACACCAAGCTGATTCAGTCTCTTTTCCAGAGAAACTTTCACCTGTTCCATTGTATTTTGATCAACAGGATGCTCAAGCTTAACGGTGATAGCGGTTCCTCCACTTATGTCAAGACCAAAAGTTAAGCCGTAAATGAGCAATGACGCAATTGAGCCGATTATAAAGACAGTGAGCAGTAAGACTCTCCAATTAAAGAGAAGCTTTTTCCAGTTCATTTCCTACCCCCCTTTCTCTTCTTAGGAGTTTTTGATGTTGTGGGCGCTTTTTTAGGAGCTTTACTTTTCTCCCTCTCCTCTTTCTTTGCTATGAACCATCTCAAGACACCAGCGTTCAAAATCCATGTGTTCATGAAATCCGCCAGCAAACCAAAGATTAAAACTATTGCAATTTCATCAATAACCTTAGCTGTTGAGAACAGCCAGAGTGAAGCTAAAGCTCCCAAAGTTGTAGTGCTCATTGTAAAACCAGTTGATACTGCAGAGAAATAGGCCTCTTCAATGGTATCTTCTTTTCTTTTAAGGAGCTTTGTAGTCAAAAGAATGTTGCTGTCAACTGAGTAACCTATAAGCATTAACAGAGCTGCAATTGTCGCTTGGCTTAACTCGATGCCGAAGATGCTCATTAGGGCTAGAGCTATCACCATGTCTGAGAACGCTGAGAATATGACTGTGAATGACGGAACTGGAACTCTGAAGAACAGAAAGACGACAACTGCCATTCCAAGGAATGCTAGGCTTATTGCTTTTATTCCTTGCTCTCTTGCCATTGCTCCAAAAGTGGGCCGAACTTCTGATATCGCATACTTTGCATCCGGGAAGCGTTGCTTAAGGACTTCCCTTATTTTTTCAGGATCAGCATCTGCCGGTGCATAAACATTTATTCCACTGCTTTCTTTCCCAATTCCAGTGAATTTCTCAACTCTAACATCTATATTAAGCTGTTGAGCGAGATATTTAGCAATCTCATCCGAGTTTGCATCTACACCATAGGCAGTTACAACCACTCCACCCCTGAGGTCAATTCCAAGCTGGGGGAAGTGAACTGCCAGAATTAAGAGTGACACAAAGAAAACTGCCAAGGGATAAATTATCATTTTTTTAGTTTCAATTTCTGTGAGCTTTTTAAGTTTGTCTTTGATCATTCCTTTCACCTCTGAACAATTTTAAAGGTGTTCGATTAAACTCTTTTCCATTATTTCGGCGAAAGTATTTTAAAAGTATGTGGTATTTAAGTTTGCCTTCGAGCACTCAACTTTAAAAGGTGAAGTGCAAAAGGTATGGTGGTGAGGATCATGGACACCATAGGATACCATTATGTAGTCGAAGCTTCAGGCTGTGATCCCGAGATTCTGAGAGATGCTAACAAGATAAGAGAGATCTTTCTCAAAGCTGCAGAAGCGGGAGATATGGAAGTTAAAGCAAGCTACTTTTTCAAATTCTCCCCAACAGGCGTCAGTGGTATGGTTATCGTTGCAGAATCACACATCTCAATCCACACATGGCCCGAGAAGGGCTATGCTGCTATAGACGTTTACACTTGTGGAGAAAAAGCCGACCCAGAAAAGGCAGTTGATTACATCCTTGATGCAATCGGAGCAGAATACGCTCACGTTTCAGAAGTCAAAAGAGGCATTGAAGAAGAGGACAACACATTTACACACATGATTCTGACATGGGAAGAAAAACTCGACAGGAAAAATAAGAAATAATAATCATTCTAAGAGCTTTTCAATTTCTTCCTTTAGTCTTTCAATCTTTTCTTTGAGCTCTTCGAACTTGATCTTGTATGACTCAAGCTCCTCAATTCTCTTTCTCAGCTCTTCGTTCTCTTTGCTTAATTCCTCAAGCTTCTTCTCAAGCTCCTCTTTTGCTGCTGTCAGCTCCTTGACTATCTTTTCCAGCTTTTCTACTTCCTCCTCCTTAGCCTTAAGCTTCTCTTCAAGCTCCTTGATTTTGGTCTCGTCAAATTTCTTCGCCTGAAGTTCCATGAGCTTAACCTTTGCCTCGCTCAGCTCCTTTTCTAGCTCTTTCTTCTCCCTCTTAACTTTTTCAAGCTCTGCTTTTGTCTCCTCAAGCTCTCTCCTTAATTTTTCAATCTCTTCCCTAGCTTTCTCTAAGCTCTCAAGCTCCACTGTCTGCTTCATCTTCTCAAGCTCTTCTTTAAGCTTCTCGTACTCAAACTTGAGCTTCTCATACTCGTGCATTAATTTTTCGTATTCTTCCTTAGCGATTACTTCTTTCAGTCCACCTTTCTCGATCATTTCAATTGTCTTAATGAGCTCGTCGAGCTTTCCTTGCTTGATTAATTCATAAGTCTCTCTAACTAATTGTCCAGCTTTGCTCTCGCCCTTGAGGTGCTTTCTTATTGTTTGCTCAGTCCTTCCTAATTCCCTTGCAATCTCGCTAACTGTCATTCCAGCCTTTTCTCTCGCAATAGCACCAGCAGCAACTGCTAAGCTGTCAACCCACGTCAATCTTTCGGCTGGGTCTTTGATAAGCTCAATTACCTCTGGTCTGAAAAGTGTTGCAAATAAGAGAATGCTCTCAAGCTGATGAATCTCTTGTCTTCCAATTGGGTTGAGTGGGACCTCAATTGCCATATCTCTCACCTCCTACACTTCACATCTCTAAAACTCTACCTCTCTTCAATACTTTGTCATGGTAGACAATTATTCCTTTGTCAGTAATGTCAAATGGATGCCTCCTCATTGAG
This DNA window, taken from Thermococcus sp. M39, encodes the following:
- a CDS encoding protein translocase subunit SecF, translated to MKGMIKDKLKKLTEIETKKMIIYPLAVFFVSLLILAVHFPQLGIDLRGGVVVTAYGVDANSDEIAKYLAQQLNIDVRVEKFTGIGKESSGINVYAPADADPEKIREVLKQRFPDAKYAISEVRPTFGAMAREQGIKAISLAFLGMAVVVFLFFRVPVPSFTVIFSAFSDMVIALALMSIFGIELSQATIAALLMLIGYSVDSNILLTTKLLKRKEDTIEEAYFSAVSTGFTMSTTTLGALASLWLFSTAKVIDEIAIVLIFGLLADFMNTWILNAGVLRWFIAKKEEREKSKAPKKAPTTSKTPKKRKGGRK
- the speD gene encoding adenosylmethionine decarboxylase, producing MDTIGYHYVVEASGCDPEILRDANKIREIFLKAAEAGDMEVKASYFFKFSPTGVSGMVIVAESHISIHTWPEKGYAAIDVYTCGEKADPEKAVDYILDAIGAEYAHVSEVKRGIEEEDNTFTHMILTWEEKLDRKNKK
- a CDS encoding transcriptional regulator; amino-acid sequence: MAIEVPLNPIGRQEIHQLESILLFATLFRPEVIELIKDPAERLTWVDSLAVAAGAIAREKAGMTVSEIARELGRTEQTIRKHLKGESKAGQLVRETYELIKQGKLDELIKTIEMIEKGGLKEVIAKEEYEKLMHEYEKLKFEYEKLKEELEKMKQTVELESLEKAREEIEKLRRELEETKAELEKVKREKKELEKELSEAKVKLMELQAKKFDETKIKELEEKLKAKEEEVEKLEKIVKELTAAKEELEKKLEELSKENEELRKRIEELESYKIKFEELKEKIERLKEEIEKLLE